The segment TATAATCTCGTCTATTGAAtggcggagacaggaggatcaggaattcgaGACTAGTTTGGAGTATTACAAAGAAAAAGTGTATAGATGCGATGTTGCTATAAAGTTCTTGGATTATGGAGCCGTAACTGGAATTTGGCCAATTATAGCTTatgctgtcctttttctttttaaagatttacttttatttattatacgagtacacggtagctgtcttcagacacacatcagaagaggacatcggatgacattacagatagttgtgagccaccatgtggttgctgggaattgaactcacgacctctggaagagcagtcgggtgctcttagccactaagccatctctccagcccatgctgtctgtttctgttgctgtgttgtTAGACACTCCCCTCTGTTTGTATGGGTGCTTCATCTGACTAACAGCAAGAGCTGGGTATATGCAAAGGAGACCATGTGTTCTATAAAGCTAAACATGTACCCTATGACCCCTGTCTGACAATGCTGACCGTACTCCACCTCAGGGACCTTTTGCATTCCCTTCCTAAGGACAAGCATTGTCACCATCAATTGGGAACTTGAGAAATGGGTGGTGCCAGGAGTTCTGATGATGCTCACACTTGACATACAAGTCCTCTCTGTGCAGGTACAGAAACAGATCGCCAGAAAGCATTTTCTCACATACTTGCATGCGGTATGGGACACGTTTACTCTCTGGCCTTAGTCAGATTTCAAGTCCTGATTCTGTTGCTTCCCTCACGacctaatattttttttttaaaggcacaaGGTCTTTATCTGTCGAGTGGGAGAACAATTCTGTTAACTTAGATTGTTATAAGGATCAAAGGAGACAATAAAGTACACATATTCTCAAGTGGCATAGAGTGGTGGTTGTGATTTCAGGTTGTCATCTTTGCCTccattttagtttgtttgtttgttttaaggacaTAGTCTCACTAGGTAACCCTGGCTCACCTGAAGTTTGCTACGTTTAACCCAAagagccgcctgcctctgcctcctaggggCTGGGATTAAGCCCAGAAGCTACTCTATTTATAGTATATGTGTTGCTCACATTGGCTGAGATGACCAAGGACTGCTAGGGGTGGGACATTTGATTCCTGCCAGCAGGAATCCTGGTGGTCCGGGTGTCTCTGTCAGGGGCCAGGACGGCTGTAGTCAGAGTCTGGGAATCTCTGCACTGTGGCTGAGCCTTAATAATTCATAGAGAAAGGGCAATGCTtcagtctgtcttttttttttttcttcctgtttcctcttaTTTTAACCCATTGTTgtcaatattattaattaactTTCCTCAAGGATGGAGTACTCTCTCTGGTCACCAGGGTTTTATTCCTCTCGGAGAGAAGGAGGTGACTCGTGTAGTTAATTCGGTATACAGTCAGAAATCTGTGCCTGACACCATGGTCCAGGAGGTGGCGGACTCCATTACCATCCTCCTTGTTGGTGAATGGGCAGCCATTGGCCACGGCCACTGGATGCTTGACATTAATCACCCAGAGTAGTGGCTCGTTCGTGATTCGTTTTTCTGGCTTTAGCATGTGTGTTCTGAGTTGTTTTCCTTTATCCCTTGAGCTTTTGTGATTTGGCTCAAAACACTAATCAGACACAGCGCTTTAAGAAAAGATGGATTTTACCTTGTATTATGTTGATGCGTGTATATGCCTTTGTGGGTATATGAACCTGGATGTAGGTATCTGAGGAGATCAGATGGGATCCCTTGGGGGTGGAGCTAtaggaagttgtgagctgccgaggtaggtgctgggaactgagctttgTTAACTTTTCCTAAGAGCTAACTCCTAACCACAGAGTCGTCTCTCCACCCCTCGGAAAACCGAGTTTTATATTAAGCCTTATCTCTAAGAATTCTACATATTGACAATTTAAATTGAATCAAGAAGTTCTATGGACTCTTGGAtaagaatacttttttttccctaattattatttttttttggctatgaaattttctttttctagatgaATCAACAGGACTCATCTATAGAAAGAGGATTGCTATCTGTCAGAATGTGGTTCCAGAAATTTTAAGAAAGGTAAATTCATTTCGGAGTTTAATCACAGTggagataaaattgaagagttttaACAGTCATAGAAAATACAGCATTTTCTGATATAAATTGGTGTTGGGATTTCTTGCTTCCCCAAATCTCACAGTTTTGTAGGGAAATATTTCTCTCATGCCCACCCCAGTTTTAGCAGATGACACATGATATGCTGTGTGTTGATCTCTGTCCTTTGTGGATGTGGGGAGATTTGATGATTATTTTGTGGGTACTTTTGGCATTTTGAATAAAGTGTTGTCTTTTCTAGTCTACCCATGGTTACTAATGGCCCTTAGGAAAGGACAATTACAAGTGAGCGGATTGTAAATGTCAGGCTCCTGTTTGGTTAGGGAGGCCACACTCCTGTTTGTAATGCATGGGTCAGAAATGATAGCTGTTTCTGAAAGCACAATATTCCTAGTGCCCCGTGCAAGCCTCCTGGTGTGTATTTCTGTACAATAAGGTTGCTGATGCTGGAATCTTCATTatagaaaattgttttctctctttgatACCCTTAAGCACTCAGCTGATTCTGTGTTGGATGGAGGTGAGTGGAAACCGTCATTTGCATGGCTTGAACCATACAAAGATTTTCttcttgagagagggtctcacactataatccaggcaggcctggaactcactgtgtagcccaggctgtcctctgtcTGAGAATAATCCTCTTGACTTGGCCATCTAAGGACTGAGATTACAGATTTGTACCACTATGCCTAAGTgtagaaacattattaaaaacagtttttatttattctgaaattttcacacatatatatgatgtcTTGATCTTATCTACCCCATTCCCTTTTTAACTCCCTTCAGACTCCCCAACATATCTCCCTTTGACCCTCATGTTCCTAAATTCTGTTCTAgtgctattatttttaaatcattgggTCTATATGTTGCCCATATCTGGGTTTGTGGTTAGCTCCGGGGAGATGGGTACCCCTCCAAAGAAAAGCGACTCTCCCTCCCTTAGCAGACATCAGCTGTCAATAACTCTGCAGCTAAGCCCTTGCCTGTCTATGCTATCAAGATGGGAAGTTTTAACTTCTTGTGTGTGTCTTATGTAGGAACAAACAGCTGTTGTGAGTTCATGGGTGTAACAGTGATGATATATCCATAAGATAGCCTCCCTCAGCACCCTCCCCAGCCAGTCTTTCTCTGGCCCCTTGTTCCCTGACCACTGGGGTGGTGGGTATGGTTGTCCTATCTATAGCCAAGCACTTCTTCTGGTGCTTTGAATAGTTACGAGGCTCTTCAGTCACAATGTATGATTTCTGGTAGGGGTCTTTTAAAACATAAGAGGATATGTCTGGACAGGCACCTTAGAAGATTCCCCGGGAGAGATTCCCTGTGTGATACAGAGCAAAGCTGGGCACCCGAGTATTAGCTTGCAAATTAAATTGCTGTGCTTACACTAGGAAAAATGGCAGCTTCCATCCGTTCCCCATTGTGGGTTAAAGCACTGTTACTCTCAATGGAAAGAAAGCTGGAACTACAAAGAAAACGAACCTCTTTCGACTTGCAGATGGGAAACTGTGTTGCACTTGCACAGCAAATTATCACTGGCTTTTCCAGAGTTCATAGCTGCCTTTGCCCTATATACGCACTTTGAATCTATTATTTAGAAAGGCATTCAAGTTCGTCTTGTATCTCAATTCTTAAATAATTTAAGGCTCTGACTTGTACAATTCTGCCTTTGTAGCTTTCCTTGTCCTTTCTACCTGGGAAAGCATCGATATCTAGGAAATGAACAGAGATTACAAGGAGGAGAATATTTCGCTTGATACTGCCCTGCATGGGAATGTGTAGGGGGCTCTGATGAGAACCTATCAACTCAAGGAGGCCTGCCCAGAGGAGACATGGAGCAGCTGATAATTTGTTTAGTAGCCTCTATCAATCCTGGGCCGTTAGCAAGTCGTTCTTAGCATGTAGTGAGTCTACACTGTGTCGGGATATCAAAGACTGAGGAGTATTGCTGAAGTGTCATCTATATATCAGGATCACTTGTCCCCTCTGTTATCCAAGAGTGAGATAGGCTCTAGGCAGAGTCTTCAGGTAGCTTGCTCTTCCTAAACTGAGAATGCTGTCCTGTCTCTGTTGGGCAGGTGAGTATTTTAAAGGTACCCGATATCCAGCTAGAAGAAGAGTCGTGGCTCAGTCCGCAGAAAAGGAACATGGCCATCCGAAGTCACTGCCTCACGTGGACACAGTATGCATCCATGAGGGAAGAGTCTGTCTTCCGGGAAAGTGTGGAAAATCCAAACTGGTAAgatcacgtgtgtgtgtgtgtgtgtgtgtgtgtgtgtgttgggggagaggATCAACACACAAGAACAGAATTTCATACTTATGGTCTCGGTCTATTACATGcatatttcactttatttttaatcacataagtagataaatatattttcttttggagAAAGTATGACAGAACTCAACTCTTGTCCAAGTACCCTCTaaattctgatattttctttctctctccaaaggCAATGAATGCCACCAGTTGGTTGAATATTCATTTGGACCTTTAAAAGCAGTCTAGGTATTCAACGGAGTTTAAATAAGGAAACCATTTTGCTTGATGCTATTCCAAGCATGTTTACGGAGGGGCTTGTCCACGGACTCACCCACCTTCCTTAGTTTGTATATCTTTTTTACATATATGCTTTTACATCACCTAAGTTTTTGTGCACTTATCTTTTATGTTTGCTTGACTGCTACTGAGTTTTACCTATTTGATATACATAGAGCTAGCTTCTTCCTCTGCATGTGATTCAACTTTACTACATTTTATTTAGTCCCTGCCTCTGTGGCAGACACTGTGATGATATCTAGTTTCTCTTTCTTGTAAAGGTGAGAATAATTAATACCCATGAGGTATATGTCTTCTCTACATGACTCTTATGTGATATGTGAGTGGATTCTCTCCGTGGAATTTTTAAGTGTTGTATTTGTTGCAAAGTTTATCTATAGGCAACCAAGTTTACCTTTCCTAGCAGTCAGCCCTTTTTGTTTTGACAAATATGTAAACTCCTGTCACTATGGCCCCAGTTCCTGGCTAACCCTGTAGGTCTAGTAATTTCCTCTGAAATGTGTAATCTTAAAGAAGTGAGTTCTGTGGTGTATGCCTTATATGTTAGTTTTAAAGTACTGCCGGCTGGTTTTCAGGACACACCCAATTTGAGTTCTAGGGAATCTTGGTTTGAGCTGCTATAATTAGATACTACAGTCTCTGTGCATCAAGCAACACCTCTGATGTCATAGTTCTGCAGGCTGGGAAGTCCAGTCTGTGGATGCTGGCAGATCCTGTGTCTGTGAGGCCTGCCTCTAGCTTTGCAGACGTCTGTCTTCTGTTAATCCTGATGTTAGGGAGCAGATGCATTGCTCTTCTCCATGGAACAGATTCCATAGCTGGGTTCATGGAATCAGGTAAACAAGTTATTTCCCAAAGAACTAATGTCCTAACTCCTTCTGCCTCTTGGGGGGCAGCTGGGTGGAGGCAGCTCTTCTCCCATGCATGAGCTCTTTGGTTCTATCcccagcgcgcgcgcgcgcacacacacacacacacaaggacacacacacatggacacagatacacacacacacacacacacacacacacacggacacagatacacacacacacacacacaaggacacacacacatggacacagatacacacacacacacatacacacacacacacacacacacacacacggcaatgCAAAGCAATACAATAAAAATGTCAACTCATAAATTTGGGGGTACATAGACATATGGTCTATATAACACAGATTCTGCCACATTGTTTTCCAATTTTAATACAAATTTGAACTCCATAACAGCACGCACCAGTGTTCATTTCTCTGCAGTATAGCTGATAATTAATTAATACACATTAAGTTTTTATAAGTAAATGGGCGAGAAACAATCAGTCCCTTGAAGataggtttttaaaaagatttctatatttttatgtgtatggtgttttgcctatatgtatacatgtgtgccgCGTGCATGCctcatgcctgcagaggccagaactgGAGGAAGAGTTACAGATGCCTGAagtgctatgtgggtgctgaggacgaGACTCAGCCCTgcttcttgactgctgagccatctccgcaggcaacttgttttatttttgagagaagtGTCCGAGTATTTATTCTAACTTGTCTTaaacttccaggttcctgccatcctcctgcctcagcttccctaaaGATAgatttagaaacaaaaataaaacatcacaaGCACTAAACCATTACAGTGACTAATGTGATTTTAGGGGATAGTTTACTGTGTTTTATTGTTACTGTTCTGTGTggcttgaaatttttttattgtatagCTACAGTTGTAATGAAACTAGGAAAACCTTCAAATAACTAATTGTCCCTATGCAAAAGCCATTCTCAAGGCCCAGCCTTTCTCCAGATCATTCCCTCTTGCACAACTTGGCCATATGTCAATGACAGTAAGGAAGCCCCAGAGGCAAAataaatggtttttattttgctCATGCCAAAAGCTAACATAGGGCATGCgtggtgggattaaagacagGCCGGAGAGCAGAGCTCTGCCGTTGGTATGCAGATGTTGGTATGCAGATGTTGGTATGCAGATATAGCACGGGAATGACACTGTCCAATTCCATGCATGGCTTCATTCTCTTTATTTTAGGATTGGTCTGTGCTACTGCTATCGTTACTTAGTATTATATTTGGGTGTTGGGTAGTCTTAAAGCTGAACCAAATACTTGTTCAGTTCATGACAGTTAAATTATGATTTTCTCTGATAACCCAAAAGAACTTTTCACTttgtaggtatttttttttaatgaaaaaattatgCTTATgggacagcctggactatacaaagaaaccctgcttcaaaaaacaaaTTATCTAGTATTAATCAGTCCTGGGAAACAAATCACGTTAACTAGAGATCATGCTTATTTGCTTATTAGTCCTGGTCCATTCTAATTTGACTCCTAGGTTTCTGAACTTTTAGCGATGATGACAGTGTTATAACGAAAATCTCTGCGATTGTATATTTTATCacgtatttaattattttctctggagacagaatctcatgaCACCAAGACTGGCCTTCaattcattatgtagccaagaatgaccctgAACTTCCTGAGTACTAGAACTACAGGCTGATGCCACCCCACATGGTGTATATGGTGCTGGGGACGGGGCCCAGGCCTTGGTgtctgctaggcaagcactccccacactgagctgtaccccCAACCTGTTAACTTTGTGATctatggggagagaaagagagagagaaggagaggggaaggggagggggaaaggtaaggcaaagagagagagagagagagagagagagagagagagagagagagagaatatgaatgtgTGTTGCTGAGGACTTTGGCAAGCTAGGCAGGCACTCTTCCACTGTAGCCTCAGTTGCGTAGTTcaaaatacagaagcagaaattTTGTTTGTACCTATTTCCCATTAACCTTCAAGACTCACAAGACTCTGCTCCATGTTTACATTCTGTGTCATCTAATTATGCCATCCCCCGAAGTGTTCCTGTCCTCATTTAGGAGGGATGGGGCTAGAAACCTGCTGTTGGACTTCCAGAGCCAGATTTAAGTCCAGGAAAGATGTGTATGGAGGGCTATTGTGTATTTGGCACAGACGAGTGTACGTACTTACTGTTGTCTACTCTGTGGCACAGTGACCGGTGTTGGTAGGTCCAGGACGCCATGTGGAGCGTTTTGGCGAATTTCAGGGTCTCTGGACTCAGACTCCTGGCTGGTGTCCTCCTTGCCCTTATGACTTCTCAGGACAAACCAGAAAATAGAAAAGTAGATAAAGCTACAGAGCAAAACTAAAAGTATCTCTTGTGGGAGTGTGCTTTTACTTAGAAAATGGAGAATAGTGGTGccctgttttaaatttatttggaagagccgggcggtggtggtgcacacctgtaatcccagcactctgggagttcagaggcaggtggatttctgagttcgaggccagcctggtctacagagtgagttccaggacagccagggctacacagagaaaccctatctcgaaaaaaccaaatcaaaaaaaaaaatatttggaagaagaaagaaatgatagtTTGCTTTCTACAAACCTCTATTCTGAGATAGGCTTATTAATTTCTTAGCATTTGTGTCTGAACTGATTCTTTAATGTCAATAATATATTTGATTTGACCCAATACATCCAAAATATCATATCTCTATATAATTAGTATAAACAGTTGTTAAGGGCTGTTTTACATAAATTCCTAATGAGCTTCTGGCATCTATTGATTAAAGTATGCCATTACTGATCTGAAGGCTCAGCACCCATGTGTGGCCAGTGACTGCCTCTCGGAAACTGCGGTTTTGACTAAGAAGACAGAGGAAGCTTGCCATCTCTTGCCCTTAGCTTCACAGCCTCAGAACTAAGGCAGTCCAGCACTGATGCCTATGCATTCTAGCCGGTGCATTTATTAGTTTTGAGTTCTAATTTTGTAACTGAAAACTTCTGGATGTACTtatttagtgtgcatgtgtgcttgtgcatgtgtgtacgtgtgcacatgtgtgcgtgtgcacatgtgtgcttgctCCAGGGCATGCActtgcaggtcagaggacaacttgtaggattTAGTTCTCGCTTTCcactgtgtgtgtcctgggaacTTAACTCAGATTGTCAGGATTGGTGAGGTAattttacctgctgagacattgCTCTGgcccttttaaaaataagaagagcccggcggtggtggtggtgcatgcatgccTTTAACACAGTACTAAGGAAGCAAAGGCCAGCTTGGTTTCcagaactagttccaggacagcctggactatacaaagaaaccctgcttcaaaaaacaaacaaacaaacaataaatgtatatatacttgtatataatatattttatatagataataCAAAATTTAATTCATCAGCGATTTCATACATATATGATCATGGACTTTGGTCActttcacccctccccccattgcTCTCTCTCATTCTATGTTCTTTCCTGCTGAAACCATTCTTCCCATGagtctccccttctcctttcatggtgtgtgtgtgtgtgtgtggtccatcAAATTAAATTAGAACTGTTTGCACAAGCATGCTCTGCGGATTACTTACTGGGGGATGGGCTGTTACTTCTTTGTCTGATAACCATTTTCTGTTAGTAGCTCTTCCAGGAGGGGTGAGGCCATATGGACCCCTCCTCTTCTATGATAGAAGGTAAAggcccacagctgctgtgagttcttgAGCGCTCATGTAGTTCTGAGTAATCTTATTTACTCTTTTTTCCCTTACAATAGACTTTTATTGTACTGTTTGGACCATGATAGATGTAcagttgctttggtttttgtcatTGCTACTTGACCTAAGAAAGGCAGTTCTGAAAGACAGCTTTGCCTTCTCTACATCCCATACTATTCATAGTTTTGGGCAAGgtgaagtgtcttagtcagggtttctattcctgcacaaacatcatgaccaagaagcaagttggggaggaaagggtttattgagcttacacttccacgttacagttcatcactaaaggagtcaggactggaactcaagcaggtcaggaagcaggagctgatgcaaaggccatggagggatgtttcttactggcttgcttcccctggcttgctcagcttgctctcttatagaacccgagagcaccagcccaaaggtggtaccaccaacaaggggccctcaccacttgataactaattgaaaaaatgccccacagctggatctcatggaggcacttccccaactgaagctcctttctctgtgataactccagcctgtgtcaagttgacacacaaaactagccagtacttGAAGTATCTGTATCTTCAGTTTCTCCCTTGGTGGAGGTTTTGCTTTGGGAGATGTGATGAATCTTCTACCCTCAGTGTAGCATCTCAGTGACTCCTGTCTGAGCTACTCCATGTCCAATACTCCATCCTTGACGGTATGAGACCTCACATCTGACTTTAAAATGCTCAGCTGAGTAGATACTAAGAAGGCTGAAGGTTCAGTTTTTATGAAAATTTCAGTGAAACCATTCCTATAATAGTACAATAGACATTGAAAGCACACATGCAATTCTACAAACAGATTAAATTAGTGGGTTGAACAGCctagttttatagttttatagaGGCTCCTCTGGTGAATATTACTCATTCTAATAAATAGGTATCTAACCTTTGAAGTTGTCAGTTTTAGATTTCTTGACTAAAAGTGCCAAGTTTCAAGTAATTACCTGACAAATCAAGTAGTATGATTTATGTCTTTCAAGAGGTAATTGTTGGGCAGTTTCTTTGTGCACCCATCTCTTTCTTCCTCAAGAATCATTTACGCCTCTGACAGCAGCAGATGTGGTAGTTGGGTGACTTCTGTGAGAATTTAAGGTTGGTACAGCCATCTTTTGATCAATTTCCAGACTCATGGTTTCTCTGGCTCTACCCACTTTACTTGACAATTATTTCTAAGCCTCGGTCCTGATGCTGAAGGGCTTGAGGGTGTTGTTACCTAATAGCCTGAATAAGTACTACTGCTTTCATCTGCAGACACAACTCCCTCTCCTCACATTGACCTTGATTTCCAGAACACCAGAGGGTGATCTGACAATTAACAGAGTGCACTGCTGGTTATGACAAGCTGAGCCCAAGGTCCCTTCTGCTCAAACTCtacatctgggaagagagagagcctTATCCGGGCTCAGGATGACTGACCTCTAAAAGGACCACATTTGCCTTCTGCTGTTTGTGTTCACATAATCAGTCTGTTCTGTTTTCCTTACCACTTCCTGCCTTGTGGGGGTTTTGCCTGATGTCATGGTTTTCTGTAACCTGGAGTCATGCACAATGTGTGATGTGCAAAAGATGCTCCTCTCTGTTTGACAGAAGAATGCTTGATGTTCATGGGATTCAGGTGGTACATCTAGTCAATACTGGGAGTGGTGGATGGGACTGAAAAAGGGCTGATACGGGAAAAGGTCAGAGGGCAAGTAGAATTTGGGAAACTCTGGTGGGATTGGGTAGACGGAGTCTTGTGCAGTGATATGGGGAGGTCTCATTGATGTTCTTGGTCACCTGTATGCTCTATGCTCTGGGAATAGCTGACTTGAGCTCAATCACAGAGTGATATGAAGACTTAGTAAGATCCCAAGTGGGACTGGTCTACTCTTTGAGGGTTTAAACATGGAGCGAGCACGAGTTATTGTCACTAATGGTGAGTGAATGCTTCCGATGTTGAGTAGCTCTTAAAAGGAACCATGCTTGAAAAGTGATGATCACTGAGTTGGAAACAATGATGTTTAGCCAGGACAGCATTCTGTGGCACTTACAAGTGAGAGCTTTTGAAATATCTTAGTGgacatatattgatttttttttaaatcctccaTTGGTTTAGAGTTGTGTCTTAGTCCAAGGTTCAGAGGGGAAATAAGAAGTATAACTATGTTACAGCGAGTCTAGTTTTATAGAGGCTCCGGGTGAATCTGCCTCGAAGCTTTGCAAACTTTGATAACCAGCCGTTGTCCTGTGGCcttactgataagcagatatggAGCCGGCACCCCCATTTTTTCCACAAAGTTCTTGTTAATCTTGTAAAGCGTGACAGGAAGTTGATAATCTGATTCTCCGGCAAGCAGCAAACCCTTCCCAGTGGAAAAAAATTCTTGCTAAAAAGCATAGGAAACTCAGCAGGCTCTTGAATGTACACGAGAGTGAGAGGAATGACAGATGAAGGGACAGGTGAAGAAGCGAGACCTCTGGGATCCTGATGCATGAGAAAGTGTCTGCTACCCCCTGCCATCAGGGACCACATGCCGTGGGCACATTTCTTCCTTGTGTGTTAGTTTTGCCTCTATAATAAATCAAATACTTAGAATATTAAAGTGATAGTGTTTTATCGGCGAGGCAATAATGTGGTGCCAAACCCAAGATCCCAAGACAATAAAGAGGAACACTGAGGTGACAGTCTGCAGACTCAGATTACCCCATTGTCAGCAGGCTTGTTGACCAAGAAACTTGATTGTCATCAGAGCTGGgctgtattttgtattttgtcacTGTGACAACATTCCGGAGGGAAAACCCCCAACTTAATAGGGGCAACATTTGCTTTGTCTCCCTTGTTCAGACATTCTAGTACATGGCTGGATGGTTCTGGTGCTTTCTATCAAGCTTGCAGAGAAAGCCACCCGCCTCTCAGCAcccaaggagagggagggaaagagagaatgagTCTGAGCTATACTCTTCAGAGGACCTCATGTTGTAGTTCCTCCTTTCTATCTGCTTCCCAATCTCAACCCAGGCCAAGAGATTAGCCCATTCATTATCTCAACCTTACCTCTGTCCACTCATTTCCAAAAAGCCCTACCTCTATATGTTGTATCTGGGATCAAATCTTCCGCAAATAAGCTTTGTATGAATGTTCTAACCATCGCAAAGGGGTgctggttattttttttattcacaaCTAAAAAACTAGACTTCAGTTGAAAAAATGCTTCCATCAGTTTCACCAGTAGATTGTCTGTTGGgacattttattgattaatgattgatgtgggagggtccagcccactggggtgggggggtttCATCTCCAGAGCAGGTGGTTGTTAGATTGCATAAAAATGCAATCTGAGCAATTGTGTATTACCTAGAGAACCTTATACAGATGGCTTTATGTAACTGTGAGATAATTCAAGTAGTAGGTATAAATCTCATTTAACAGAGGAGTCGAAAGTTTAGAGAAGTTCCGGGAATTTACTTATGTGATATGGAAGCCAGGTGAGGACCCAAGAGGATGA is part of the Apodemus sylvaticus chromosome 13, mApoSyl1.1, whole genome shotgun sequence genome and harbors:
- the Prelid2 gene encoding PRELI domain-containing protein 2 isoform X5, which produces MGCSRGVADDARKGSIATVPQDLHDKIQVRNLYLPASRSRSQYPNPMDKNVISVKTVEEKKDESTGLIYRKRIAICQNVVPEILRKVSILKVPDIQLEEESWLSPQKRNMAIRSHCLTWTQYASMREESVFRESVENPNWELESWRCC
- the Prelid2 gene encoding PRELI domain-containing protein 2 isoform X4, which encodes MDKNVISVKTVEEKKDESTGLIYRKRIAICQNVVPEILRKVSILKVPDIQLEEESWLSPQKRNMAIRSHCLTWTQYASMREESVFRESVENPNWTEFIQTGRISITGAGFLNCILETFASTFLRQGAQKGIRIMEMLLKEQCGSPFVE